In one window of Bacteroidales bacterium DNA:
- a CDS encoding T9SS type A sorting domain-containing protein produces MKKGLLLVCALLISVLTYVNAQPYQDDFESYTVGDYLAVENPTWFTTWSEDPGSAEDAMISNAQSHSSSKSVKVDGSTDLILKLNDLVAGKYHVNFWFYVPTGFGGYYNLLHDFAGSSSEWGLEVYFSTNGTGYINAGGENAATFNYPKDTWFYIENIVNLDDDEATLYINNVLIHTWQWSLQATGEEGLKKLDAVDLYAGAPTGETPTYYFDDMDFDFEVTALYEDDFESYAVGNYVAVENPTWWTTWSEDPGSAEDALISNAQSHSPSKSVKVDGSTDLILKLGDKLAGQYNLNWWYYVPTGNCGYFNILHDFAGSSSEWALEVYMNTNGTGHISAGGANAATFNYPKDTWFYIENVINLDDDVAELYINNVLVYTWQWSLQASGGDGLKKLDAVDFFAGAEGSEVPLYYFDDVAFQELAVATFPVIEVTPEALTPSVVSGEVDSDVLTIANTGDNDLVYTIAMVYDVAKGYQPAAVQPDSKPVSLTYESAARRDYNPGSYSPLNSRDEVILHYDGDPHYGILFYNWPIQVQIGAMFPSAITLDYAGMGLSSIDVFVQTSIGITQSKVKVFGMGSELEPGSLLHSQSFTADDGWNTINFNNPIPVTGEDLWIVYSFMELDSVYAASTDEGLAPDPNGRWQQIGTGPWQKSSLPYDYNVRGKLTGEPIEQWLFIDQLAGEVEPGGSDEINLTFDASMLLEGTYNATIIIYSNDLANPVLEIPVTLTVTPSPLVPPSNLTAEVDCHDVILNWEAPAQNKAVLEGYNIYRDAILINPDPIVETTYADMLVDPGTYVYTVKAIYDIGMSIESNEAVADVEATDPVNQLEINNVEGETDVYLTWMPPGELPQWIFYDNETISGSIGLTNGGSFDVAALFSADFLAAYDGMYITKIALYPRGGLTTYALKIWAGPSSEVILQQLIDPTIETWNYIELDAPVLIDATQQLYIGYSCINQPAGDYPAGYDSGPMVPGGDMINISGAWQSMHSLSPTYNFNWHIRAYVDWMNQPLNPGKPVQSEPVIYPLNAQLTVNSLPEPISAVFNPQTRSLVGYYVWRNGERINEDPITETSYADLGLANGSYLYCVTANYGTDCESEAVCGETEIIISVGLKELDNAMIRIYPNPADDFVNIMTTVQLKSIRMMNYTGQMIFNSQEVNANELVKINTSSFETGIYFIIVETNDGTYSKKVTIQ; encoded by the coding sequence ATGAAAAAAGGATTACTTCTTGTTTGTGCACTGTTAATATCCGTATTAACATACGTGAATGCCCAGCCCTACCAGGACGATTTTGAGTCCTATACGGTAGGTGATTATCTGGCCGTTGAGAATCCAACCTGGTTTACCACCTGGTCGGAGGATCCGGGATCCGCCGAGGATGCCATGATTTCCAATGCCCAGTCACACAGCTCCTCCAAATCCGTCAAGGTGGATGGATCGACCGACCTGATCCTTAAGCTCAATGATCTGGTTGCCGGTAAATACCATGTGAATTTCTGGTTCTATGTTCCAACCGGCTTTGGTGGGTACTATAACCTGCTCCACGATTTCGCAGGCAGTTCCTCGGAATGGGGACTGGAAGTTTACTTCAGTACCAATGGGACAGGTTACATCAATGCAGGCGGAGAGAACGCCGCTACCTTTAACTACCCGAAGGATACCTGGTTCTACATTGAGAACATTGTCAATCTGGATGATGATGAGGCCACGCTTTACATTAACAATGTCCTTATCCATACCTGGCAATGGAGTCTCCAGGCCACCGGTGAGGAAGGGCTTAAGAAACTGGATGCCGTTGACCTCTATGCAGGAGCTCCTACCGGTGAAACCCCCACCTACTATTTCGACGACATGGATTTTGACTTTGAAGTGACAGCACTGTATGAAGATGATTTTGAAAGTTATGCTGTTGGCAATTATGTTGCAGTTGAGAACCCGACCTGGTGGACCACCTGGTCGGAAGATCCGGGATCAGCAGAAGATGCACTGATTTCCAATGCACAGTCGCATAGCCCTTCAAAATCCGTGAAGGTGGATGGATCCACCGACTTGATACTAAAACTGGGCGACAAGCTTGCCGGTCAGTATAACCTGAACTGGTGGTATTATGTGCCAACGGGAAATTGTGGTTATTTCAATATTCTGCATGATTTCGCCGGCAGTTCCTCGGAATGGGCACTGGAGGTCTACATGAATACCAACGGAACCGGGCATATCAGTGCAGGAGGTGCCAATGCGGCTACATTCAACTATCCCAAGGATACCTGGTTTTACATTGAGAATGTCATCAACCTGGATGATGATGTAGCTGAACTTTATATCAATAATGTACTGGTTTACACCTGGCAATGGAGCCTCCAGGCCAGTGGCGGCGACGGGCTTAAGAAGCTGGATGCCGTTGATTTCTTTGCCGGTGCAGAAGGCAGTGAAGTCCCCTTGTATTATTTTGATGACGTCGCTTTCCAGGAGCTGGCAGTTGCCACATTCCCTGTCATTGAAGTAACCCCGGAAGCTCTGACCCCCAGCGTTGTCTCGGGCGAGGTAGACAGTGATGTATTGACCATTGCCAACACCGGTGACAATGATCTTGTCTATACCATCGCCATGGTATATGATGTTGCCAAGGGCTATCAACCCGCAGCTGTTCAGCCGGATTCAAAACCGGTTTCCCTCACCTATGAAAGCGCAGCCAGAAGAGATTACAACCCTGGATCGTATTCACCCTTGAATTCAAGGGATGAGGTCATACTTCATTATGACGGTGATCCCCATTACGGCATTCTCTTCTACAACTGGCCCATCCAGGTTCAGATCGGGGCAATGTTCCCGTCGGCCATAACCCTGGATTATGCGGGCATGGGACTTTCATCCATTGATGTCTTTGTTCAGACTTCCATAGGCATAACTCAATCCAAGGTCAAGGTTTTCGGCATGGGTTCCGAGCTCGAACCGGGATCCTTATTGCACTCTCAATCCTTCACGGCAGATGATGGATGGAATACGATTAATTTCAACAATCCCATCCCTGTTACAGGCGAAGATCTCTGGATAGTCTATTCCTTCATGGAACTTGATTCCGTGTATGCTGCCAGTACCGATGAAGGTCTGGCCCCTGATCCCAATGGAAGGTGGCAGCAGATCGGCACCGGACCCTGGCAGAAATCCTCACTTCCCTACGACTACAATGTTCGCGGAAAACTTACAGGTGAACCCATAGAGCAATGGTTGTTCATTGACCAACTGGCAGGAGAGGTTGAACCAGGTGGTTCCGACGAGATCAACCTGACCTTTGACGCCAGTATGTTACTGGAAGGGACTTACAACGCCACGATCATCATTTACAGCAATGACCTGGCCAATCCAGTCCTGGAAATTCCGGTCACCCTTACCGTGACGCCATCGCCACTTGTTCCTCCGTCAAATCTGACTGCCGAGGTCGACTGCCACGACGTCATTCTGAACTGGGAGGCCCCAGCACAGAACAAAGCCGTGCTGGAAGGCTACAACATTTACCGTGATGCGATCCTGATCAATCCCGATCCCATTGTGGAGACGACCTACGCGGACATGCTTGTTGATCCTGGCACCTATGTATACACCGTGAAAGCTATTTATGACATAGGGATGTCGATTGAATCCAATGAGGCCGTTGCTGATGTAGAAGCCACGGATCCGGTCAACCAGCTGGAAATCAATAACGTAGAAGGTGAAACGGATGTTTATCTTACCTGGATGCCCCCGGGAGAACTTCCGCAATGGATCTTTTATGACAATGAGACCATCTCTGGCTCCATCGGACTGACAAACGGAGGATCCTTCGATGTCGCTGCACTCTTCAGTGCGGACTTCCTGGCAGCTTACGACGGTATGTACATCACCAAGATTGCTCTTTATCCCCGTGGCGGATTGACGACCTATGCCCTGAAGATCTGGGCTGGTCCTTCTTCGGAAGTGATTCTGCAGCAATTGATCGATCCGACCATCGAAACCTGGAACTACATTGAGCTGGATGCTCCCGTTCTGATCGATGCCACACAGCAGCTCTATATCGGTTATTCCTGCATCAATCAACCTGCCGGTGATTATCCTGCAGGCTACGACTCCGGACCAATGGTCCCTGGCGGAGATATGATCAATATTTCCGGAGCCTGGCAGAGCATGCACTCCCTGAGTCCGACCTATAACTTCAACTGGCATATCAGGGCGTATGTCGACTGGATGAATCAACCTCTGAATCCGGGCAAGCCTGTCCAGTCAGAACCGGTCATCTACCCGTTGAATGCCCAGCTGACAGTAAATTCTTTACCGGAACCCATAAGTGCTGTGTTCAATCCTCAAACCCGTTCGCTGGTTGGATATTATGTATGGCGTAATGGTGAAAGAATCAACGAAGACCCAATCACTGAAACTTCATACGCTGACCTTGGCCTTGCCAATGGCTCGTATTTGTATTGTGTTACCGCCAATTACGGAACCGATTGTGAATCTGAAGCCGTTTGCGGAGAAACCGAGATCATTATATCGGTTGGCTTGAAGGAGCTCGATAATGCAATGATCAGGATCTACCCGAATCCGGCAGATGACTTTGTGAACATCATGACCACCGTGCAGCTCAAATCCATCCGGATGATGAACTACACAGGTCAGATGATCTTCAACAGCCAGGAGGTGAATGCCAATGAGCTGGTGAAGATCAATACATCTTCCTTTGAAACGGGTATCTATTTCATCATTGTGGAAACCAATGATGGTACTTATTCGAAGAAGGTTACGATTCAATAA
- a CDS encoding GH92 family glycosyl hydrolase produces the protein MKLILPAFIVVLFLFSCTNQKEDLTSFVDPFIGTGGHGHTYPGASLPFGMIQLSPDTRLEGWDGCSGYHHDDTIVYGFSHTHLSGTGIPDYCDVLFMPAVGEIQTGNGREDPDKGYASRFSHADETAVPGYYRTYLADEDVAVELTVTKRAGLHRYTFPAGESSRVIIDLQHRDKVLESFLEISGESEVAGFRRSSSWADDQRIYFVAQFSKPFKAAALFFNDQEVTERRAAGTNIKGCLTFDTEKDEPVIIKVALSSVSIEGARRNLAAEVPHWDFDLVRSEAKNAWNGELKKIRVEGGTKERKVIFYTALYHAFLTPNLFMDVDGNYLGRDFQVHRAEDHEHYSVFSLWDTFRAAHPLMTLLQQKRTSDFIRTFLDQYQQGGRLPVWELAANETDCMIGYHAIPVITDAYKKGIRDYDAGLAYEAMKHSAMLDHFGLKSYRENGHIPAEDEAESVSRTLEYAYDDWCIAQVAADLGKKEDDEIFTKRAQCWKNIFDPSTGFMRARMNGRWFTPFDPREVNFTLTEANSWQYSFFVPQDISGLMERMGGTESFCGKLDQLFTESSETTGREQSDITGMIGQYAHGNEPSHHMAYLYSYAGKPWRTQEMVRRITTELYTDQPDGLCGNEDCGQMSAWYVFSAVGFYSVCPGDPAYVLGSPIFKKVTITLENGRTFVIRARNNSDRNIYVQSSTLNGKEFTKWFLRHEDIVSGGELVLEMGPEPAVLQQASPEDLPFSSIQDHPILPAPYLLKGDRTFTDSVEVVIAGTDDSKIFYTLDGSMPDDQSTGYVQPFWLTASSVLKAKAVKDGLSSGILSADFIKLPKGRSIQLKTNYAGQYAAGGDGALIDGITGPLNFRTGAWQGYEGEDLDAIVDLGKIQPIKSVSVGFLQDNNSWIFLPVQVSFEVSSDGKEYVPLKTITNEHSPREKDLVKVDFLTEVRREIRFIRVIAVNMRTCPEWHKGSGKKAWIFADEIIIR, from the coding sequence ATGAAACTTATTCTGCCTGCCTTTATCGTTGTTCTGTTTCTTTTTTCCTGTACTAATCAAAAAGAGGACCTTACCAGCTTTGTGGATCCTTTCATCGGAACCGGCGGTCACGGCCACACTTATCCCGGTGCAAGCCTTCCTTTCGGAATGATCCAGCTGAGCCCTGATACACGGCTGGAGGGATGGGATGGCTGTTCGGGATACCACCATGACGACACAATCGTTTATGGCTTCAGCCATACCCACCTGAGCGGCACCGGCATTCCCGACTATTGTGATGTTTTGTTCATGCCTGCCGTCGGTGAGATCCAGACCGGCAATGGCCGTGAGGATCCGGATAAAGGTTATGCCTCCAGATTCAGCCACGCTGATGAAACAGCTGTGCCGGGGTATTACCGGACTTATCTCGCCGATGAAGATGTTGCCGTGGAGCTTACCGTGACAAAACGTGCGGGGTTGCACCGGTATACCTTTCCGGCGGGTGAATCCTCCCGGGTGATCATTGACCTTCAGCACCGGGATAAGGTGCTGGAATCCTTCCTTGAAATTTCAGGTGAGTCTGAGGTGGCAGGATTCAGAAGATCTTCCTCCTGGGCAGATGACCAACGCATCTATTTTGTGGCTCAATTTTCTAAACCATTTAAAGCTGCTGCATTATTTTTTAATGACCAGGAAGTTACTGAACGACGGGCTGCAGGCACGAACATTAAGGGTTGTCTGACCTTTGACACAGAGAAAGATGAACCAGTCATCATCAAAGTGGCTCTGTCCTCTGTAAGCATCGAAGGTGCCCGCAGAAATCTTGCGGCAGAAGTGCCCCACTGGGATTTTGACCTGGTCCGTTCGGAAGCGAAAAATGCCTGGAACGGCGAGTTGAAAAAGATACGTGTGGAAGGTGGTACCAAGGAACGGAAAGTCATTTTTTACACAGCCCTCTACCACGCATTCCTGACGCCGAACCTCTTCATGGATGTCGACGGAAACTATCTGGGAAGGGATTTTCAGGTTCACAGGGCAGAAGATCACGAGCATTATTCGGTTTTTTCGCTGTGGGATACTTTCCGGGCCGCACATCCTCTTATGACACTGCTCCAGCAGAAGCGAACCAGTGATTTCATCCGGACTTTTCTCGATCAATACCAGCAAGGAGGCCGTTTGCCGGTCTGGGAGCTGGCCGCAAATGAAACCGACTGCATGATCGGATATCACGCCATACCTGTCATAACGGATGCTTATAAAAAGGGTATTCGTGACTACGACGCCGGCCTGGCCTATGAGGCCATGAAGCACAGTGCGATGCTGGATCACTTCGGTCTGAAATCTTACAGGGAGAATGGCCATATCCCTGCCGAGGATGAGGCGGAATCGGTATCCCGGACCCTGGAATATGCCTACGATGACTGGTGCATTGCTCAAGTGGCAGCTGACCTCGGAAAAAAGGAAGATGATGAAATCTTCACAAAAAGAGCACAATGCTGGAAAAACATCTTTGATCCTTCCACAGGATTCATGCGGGCCAGGATGAATGGCCGGTGGTTCACTCCCTTTGATCCCAGGGAGGTCAATTTTACGCTGACGGAAGCAAATTCGTGGCAATACAGCTTTTTTGTCCCCCAGGATATCTCAGGATTGATGGAACGCATGGGCGGAACAGAGTCATTCTGCGGGAAGCTGGATCAGCTTTTCACTGAATCTTCGGAAACGACAGGGCGTGAGCAATCCGATATCACAGGGATGATCGGACAATACGCCCACGGGAATGAACCCAGCCATCACATGGCGTATCTGTATTCCTACGCCGGCAAGCCCTGGAGAACGCAGGAAATGGTCCGCAGGATCACGACAGAGCTTTACACGGATCAGCCGGATGGATTATGCGGCAATGAGGACTGCGGCCAGATGTCGGCCTGGTATGTTTTCAGCGCTGTGGGATTTTATTCTGTATGCCCGGGTGATCCAGCTTACGTACTTGGCTCGCCCATTTTTAAAAAGGTAACAATCACGCTGGAGAACGGCCGGACATTTGTCATCCGGGCACGGAACAACAGTGACCGGAACATCTATGTCCAATCTTCCACGCTGAATGGGAAGGAATTCACAAAATGGTTCCTCCGACATGAGGACATCGTATCCGGAGGCGAGCTTGTGCTGGAAATGGGGCCCGAACCTGCTGTCCTCCAGCAGGCATCACCTGAAGACCTCCCCTTTTCTTCGATTCAGGATCACCCGATCCTGCCTGCACCTTATCTGTTAAAAGGAGACCGCACGTTCACCGACAGCGTTGAGGTGGTCATTGCAGGCACGGATGATTCGAAAATATTCTATACGTTGGATGGTTCGATGCCTGATGATCAGTCGACCGGTTACGTACAACCGTTCTGGTTAACAGCGTCGTCCGTTCTGAAAGCGAAGGCTGTAAAAGACGGGCTCTCCAGCGGTATATTGTCGGCAGATTTCATCAAACTGCCGAAAGGGAGAAGCATTCAGCTTAAAACCAATTATGCCGGACAATATGCTGCGGGAGGTGACGGCGCCCTGATTGACGGCATCACCGGTCCGTTGAATTTCAGGACTGGCGCCTGGCAGGGATACGAAGGAGAGGATTTGGATGCCATTGTCGATCTCGGGAAAATCCAGCCTATTAAAAGCGTGTCGGTCGGATTTCTTCAGGATAATAATTCCTGGATATTTCTGCCTGTTCAGGTTTCTTTTGAGGTATCATCGGACGGGAAGGAATACGTACCCTTGAAAACCATTACCAATGAACATTCGCCCAGAGAAAAGGACCTTGTCAAAGTGGATTTTCTGACAGAGGTGAGGAGAGAGATCAGATTCATCCGGGTAATAGCTGTGAATATGAGAACCTGCCCCGAATGGCACAAAGGATCCGGTAAGAAAGCGTGGATCTTCGCCGATGAAATCATCATCCGATAA
- a CDS encoding C69 family dipeptidase: MTSSIRKSICLLFVLFQATVMAQQSDLHPFNCFTVIAGKNATTDGSVLFAHNEDDYGTRIVNWYKVEHHIHDSTERLTINRDGTSIRQAVETNAYLWLDMPELESSDTYMNEYGVVIASDQCDSREDNPELTEGGIGYWLRRIMAERAKSAREAVQIGGELIDRFGYIHSGRSYFIADPNEAWILAVVRGKHWVAQRIPDDKVAVVPNFYTISNVNLEDSSHYLGSSDLIGYALAKGWYDPKKDGEFSFRKAYSSPDKLVHKSNISRMWKGVNALAMNEYELDDDLPFSFLPERKVSLANLMDLLRDHYEGTSLDLTNGYQKGNPHFTENDPICSSTTQYGFVAQLRNYLPVDIGAVLWIAPYRPCVHPFVPWYCGLTSIPGPYQKYPLSEALDNHFNPPADLYAVADTLAYWYFFNHAKEIDGSYGELSPKAIKKSHSFERNCIRQQSALEREILFKHRKDTAVLKQKATEFTSEAAVNVLKLFK, from the coding sequence ATGACATCATCAATCAGGAAATCAATCTGCCTTCTGTTTGTCCTTTTTCAGGCAACGGTGATGGCACAGCAATCCGACCTTCACCCCTTCAATTGCTTTACGGTCATCGCAGGAAAAAATGCCACGACGGACGGATCCGTGTTGTTTGCACACAACGAAGACGATTACGGGACCCGGATCGTAAACTGGTATAAAGTGGAACATCATATCCACGATTCGACGGAAAGACTAACGATCAACCGGGATGGGACCAGCATCCGTCAGGCGGTGGAAACGAATGCCTACCTCTGGCTGGATATGCCGGAACTGGAATCCTCCGATACGTATATGAATGAATACGGAGTGGTGATCGCTTCGGATCAGTGCGACTCAAGGGAGGACAACCCGGAACTTACAGAGGGCGGAATTGGCTACTGGCTTCGGAGGATCATGGCTGAAAGGGCAAAATCTGCCCGGGAAGCTGTTCAAATTGGCGGGGAACTGATTGACCGGTTTGGTTACATTCACTCAGGAAGAAGCTATTTTATTGCTGATCCCAACGAGGCCTGGATCCTGGCCGTGGTCAGAGGCAAACATTGGGTGGCACAGCGAATCCCGGACGACAAGGTGGCCGTTGTTCCCAATTTCTACACCATTTCCAATGTCAATCTGGAGGATTCAAGCCATTATCTTGGTTCTTCCGACCTGATCGGCTATGCCCTGGCAAAAGGATGGTATGATCCAAAAAAGGATGGCGAATTCAGTTTTCGCAAAGCCTACAGTTCACCCGACAAGCTGGTCCATAAAAGCAACATCAGCCGGATGTGGAAAGGCGTCAACGCTTTGGCAATGAATGAATATGAACTGGATGACGACCTTCCATTCTCTTTCCTTCCTGAGCGCAAAGTGTCCCTTGCCAACCTGATGGACCTTTTGCGGGATCATTATGAGGGCACATCCCTGGATCTTACCAATGGATATCAAAAAGGAAATCCGCATTTTACGGAAAATGACCCCATCTGTTCTTCCACCACGCAATATGGCTTTGTGGCTCAGTTACGGAATTATCTTCCGGTTGACATCGGAGCCGTTCTGTGGATCGCACCTTATCGTCCCTGTGTACATCCTTTTGTCCCCTGGTACTGCGGATTGACAAGCATTCCCGGACCTTATCAGAAGTACCCCCTGTCCGAAGCGCTGGATAACCATTTCAACCCACCCGCAGATCTGTACGCTGTTGCGGATACCCTTGCCTATTGGTATTTCTTTAACCATGCAAAAGAGATTGACGGATCATACGGTGAATTGTCGCCCAAAGCAATAAAAAAGAGCCATTCCTTCGAAAGGAACTGCATTCGGCAACAGTCGGCTCTCGAACGTGAGATTTTGTTCAAACACAGAAAAGATACGGCCGTATTGAAGCAAAAAGCCACTGAATTCACTTCAGAAGCCGCTGTCAACGTACTTAAATTGTTCAAATAA
- a CDS encoding ketoacyl-ACP synthase III — protein sequence MSSATFCSVITGTGSYLPSNPISNDDFIENEFYDTRGNKLETSIQEIIEKFKAITGIHKRRYVSSELVASDIAYLAAKQAIESSHTDLETFDYIIVAHNFGDIRFGDNRTDMVPSLAARVKHKLGIENPFTVAFDLPFGCPGWLQAMITANYFIRSGDAKKVLVIGAETLSRVSDPHDRDSMIYADGAGATILEAVQSERPCGILSHSSRSDTKTHFKLMWMGKSNNPLSGNGDYYIKMNGHRLYEYAISNVPQLVKETIEKAGIEASLVKKILIHQANEKLDQEIVNRIYRLYGYEEPPADIMPMTISFLGNNSVATIPTLIDLLWKKKLKGHSLDPGDHVVFASVGAGMNINAMVYRMV from the coding sequence ATGTCTTCTGCTACTTTCTGTTCCGTCATTACAGGCACCGGCAGTTATCTCCCCAGCAATCCAATATCCAACGATGATTTCATAGAAAATGAATTCTATGATACCAGGGGGAATAAACTCGAAACATCCATCCAGGAGATCATTGAAAAATTCAAAGCGATAACCGGCATACACAAAAGAAGATACGTTTCCTCTGAACTGGTTGCATCGGATATTGCATACCTTGCTGCAAAGCAGGCCATTGAATCCTCGCATACGGACCTGGAAACCTTCGACTACATCATTGTGGCGCATAATTTTGGAGACATCCGGTTTGGGGACAACCGGACGGATATGGTTCCATCCCTGGCCGCCAGAGTAAAGCATAAGCTGGGCATTGAAAATCCATTTACCGTTGCTTTTGATCTTCCGTTTGGTTGTCCGGGATGGCTTCAGGCAATGATCACCGCTAACTATTTCATCAGGTCAGGCGATGCGAAGAAGGTTCTGGTCATCGGTGCCGAAACCCTTTCCCGGGTCAGCGATCCTCACGACAGGGACAGCATGATCTATGCGGATGGAGCGGGGGCAACCATTCTGGAAGCCGTTCAAAGTGAACGACCCTGCGGTATCCTTTCACATTCCTCACGATCAGATACGAAAACACATTTTAAACTGATGTGGATGGGAAAATCAAACAATCCCTTGTCGGGCAATGGTGATTATTATATCAAGATGAACGGGCACCGGCTTTATGAATATGCCATTTCCAACGTGCCGCAGCTTGTTAAAGAAACGATTGAAAAAGCCGGCATTGAAGCTTCCCTGGTCAAAAAAATACTCATCCATCAGGCCAATGAGAAGCTCGACCAGGAAATCGTAAACCGTATTTACAGACTCTATGGCTATGAGGAACCCCCGGCGGATATCATGCCCATGACCATTTCTTTCCTGGGAAACAATTCCGTGGCCACCATTCCCACGTTGATTGATTTGCTCTGGAAAAAAAAGCTGAAGGGCCATTCACTTGATCCCGGCGATCATGTTGTGTTTGCCTCGGTCGGAGCAGGGATGAACATCAATGCAATGGTGTATAGGATGGTGTAG
- a CDS encoding BamA/TamA family outer membrane protein, with translation MKKTIPFTLLALLLFFVNGFAQEDTVKTTAKKGWKLGALPVIAYDADLGFQYGALAQLNDFGDGTIYPDYKHMIYVEWSRYTKGTGVNQIFYDTKSLLPKHLRMTVDVSYLTDKALDFYGFNGYDAAYHQEYADDEDPDDYISRVYYKFDRKQLRTILDFQGRITSQKFRWLAGLSYYNFKTGTVDIDRLNKGKDDDEKLPDSTLLLYDKYVNYGLISEDEKEGGNIFYIKTGLIYDTRDNEPAPNRGLWDEIILQTAPPIGSVKSAFARFEVTHRHYIPLVAEKLTFAYRLAYQGTIFGKEPAPFYVQSLLINSFSNATNNDGLGGAKSLRGIKRNRVVGDGTILANAELRYKIWQTRLFRQNFYIAAIGFADYGKIVQYRDLDLSLIRNTPDYEQNFEPDAEKNKFGHLGFGAALRLVLNDNFIVAVDYGFAGDKRDGSSGLYINIGHLF, from the coding sequence ATGAAAAAAACAATTCCATTTACTCTGTTGGCGCTGCTATTGTTTTTTGTCAATGGTTTTGCCCAGGAAGACACCGTGAAAACCACCGCCAAGAAAGGATGGAAACTGGGTGCCTTGCCTGTCATCGCCTATGACGCCGACCTGGGTTTTCAGTACGGTGCACTGGCTCAATTGAATGATTTTGGTGATGGCACGATCTATCCCGACTATAAGCACATGATCTATGTGGAATGGTCGCGTTATACAAAGGGTACGGGAGTAAACCAGATCTTCTACGACACCAAGTCGCTCCTTCCAAAGCACCTGCGGATGACCGTCGATGTGAGCTATCTCACGGACAAGGCACTGGATTTCTATGGATTTAACGGTTACGACGCAGCCTATCATCAGGAGTATGCCGATGACGAGGATCCGGACGACTATATATCTCGTGTGTATTATAAGTTTGACCGGAAACAGCTCAGGACGATCCTGGATTTCCAGGGAAGGATCACATCGCAGAAATTTCGCTGGCTGGCAGGTCTTTCCTATTATAATTTTAAGACCGGTACGGTGGATATCGACCGGCTCAACAAGGGCAAGGATGATGATGAGAAACTGCCGGATTCCACCCTGCTGTTATATGACAAGTATGTGAATTATGGATTGATCAGCGAGGACGAAAAAGAGGGAGGGAATATTTTTTACATCAAGACCGGACTGATCTATGACACCCGCGATAACGAACCCGCACCCAACAGGGGCCTATGGGATGAAATCATCCTGCAGACAGCGCCCCCCATTGGCTCCGTAAAATCCGCATTTGCACGTTTTGAAGTTACGCACCGCCATTATATACCGCTGGTTGCCGAGAAACTGACCTTTGCTTACCGCCTCGCTTACCAGGGTACGATTTTCGGAAAAGAGCCGGCTCCCTTTTACGTACAATCACTGCTCATCAACTCCTTCTCGAATGCGACCAATAACGATGGCCTTGGAGGAGCAAAATCGTTGCGTGGAATCAAACGAAACCGCGTGGTTGGAGACGGAACCATTCTTGCCAATGCGGAGTTGCGCTACAAGATCTGGCAGACGAGACTGTTCAGGCAAAATTTCTATATTGCGGCTATCGGTTTTGCGGATTATGGAAAGATCGTTCAATACCGGGATCTTGATCTCAGCCTCATCAGGAATACCCCGGACTATGAACAGAACTTTGAACCGGATGCCGAAAAAAATAAATTCGGGCATCTCGGTTTTGGTGCTGCACTCAGGCTTGTACTCAATGATAATTTCATCGTTGCCGTGGATTATGGCTTTGCCGGGGATAAAAGGGATGGATCGAGCGGGTTGTATATCAATATCGGACACCTGTTCTGA